One Euphorbia lathyris chromosome 1, ddEupLath1.1, whole genome shotgun sequence DNA segment encodes these proteins:
- the LOC136224817 gene encoding uncharacterized protein isoform X1 — translation MADVILHIYDVTNSGSEKTNNTIMQINKIFKDGIGIGGIFHSAVQVYGEDEWSFGFCEQGTGVFSCPSGKNPMYTYRESVVLGKTNFSIFKVNQILRELSREWPGCAYDLLAKNCNHFCDEFCDRLDVPKLPAWVNRFANAGDAALEVAGNTAFRFRQAKAEIVSASKVAYRFLIGVGNGSSPDSPGNSNRGSPRFQSTWFKSLIASGAKPSSSTEADDQDEDTLLRQQQDQVPETLSRQNSRHWDSEQPAQQNSRHET, via the exons ATGGCGGATGTGATATTGCATATATACGATGTGACGAATAGTGGATCGGAGAAGACGAACAACACTATTATGCAAATCAACAAGATCTTCAAGGACGGTATTGGCATCGGCGGCATCTTTCATAGCGCCGTTCAG GTTTATGGAGAAGATGAATGGTCTTTTGGGTTTTGTGAACAAGGAACTGGAGTGTTTTCTTGCCCATCTGGAAAGAACCCAATGTACACTTACCGAGAGAGTGTTGTACTAGGGAAAACAAACTTTTCTATCTTTAAAGTGAATCAGATATTGCGGGAACTGAGTAGGGAATGGCCTGGATGTGCATATGACTTGCTTGCGAAGAACTGCAATCACTTCTGTGATGAGTTTTGCGATAGACTTGATGTCCCGAAACTTCCAG CTTGGGTTAATCGTTTTGCCAATGCTGGTGATgcagccttagaagttgccggAAATACAGCCTTTCGG TTTAGACAAGCCAAGGCAGAGATTGTATCAGCTAGCAAAGTCGCATATCGGTTTCTTATCGGTGTTGGTAATGGGTCTTCTCCTGATTCACCAGGTAATTCAAATAGAGGAAGCCCTAGATTCCAATCAACTTGGTTTAAAAGCCTTATTGCTTCAGGTGCCAAACCATCTAGCAGCACAGAAGCGGATGATCAGGATGAAGATACACTTCTTCGGCAGCAACAGGACCAAGTACCAGAAACACTTTCCCGGCAGAATTCACGTCACTGGGATTCGGAACAACCAGCGCAGCAGAATTCACGGCACGAAACATGA
- the LOC136224817 gene encoding uncharacterized protein isoform X2: MADVILHIYDVTNSGSEKTNNTIMQINKIFKDGIGIGGIFHSAVQVYGEDEWSFGFCEQGTGVFSCPSGKNPMYTYRESVVLGKTNFSIFKVNQILRELSREWPGCAYDLLAKNCNHFCDEFCDRLDVPKLPAWVNRFANAGDAALEVAGNTAFRFRQAKAEIVSASKVAYRFLIGVGNGSSPDSPGAKPSSSTEADDQDEDTLLRQQQDQVPETLSRQNSRHWDSEQPAQQNSRHET, encoded by the exons ATGGCGGATGTGATATTGCATATATACGATGTGACGAATAGTGGATCGGAGAAGACGAACAACACTATTATGCAAATCAACAAGATCTTCAAGGACGGTATTGGCATCGGCGGCATCTTTCATAGCGCCGTTCAG GTTTATGGAGAAGATGAATGGTCTTTTGGGTTTTGTGAACAAGGAACTGGAGTGTTTTCTTGCCCATCTGGAAAGAACCCAATGTACACTTACCGAGAGAGTGTTGTACTAGGGAAAACAAACTTTTCTATCTTTAAAGTGAATCAGATATTGCGGGAACTGAGTAGGGAATGGCCTGGATGTGCATATGACTTGCTTGCGAAGAACTGCAATCACTTCTGTGATGAGTTTTGCGATAGACTTGATGTCCCGAAACTTCCAG CTTGGGTTAATCGTTTTGCCAATGCTGGTGATgcagccttagaagttgccggAAATACAGCCTTTCGG TTTAGACAAGCCAAGGCAGAGATTGTATCAGCTAGCAAAGTCGCATATCGGTTTCTTATCGGTGTTGGTAATGGGTCTTCTCCTGATTCACCAG GTGCCAAACCATCTAGCAGCACAGAAGCGGATGATCAGGATGAAGATACACTTCTTCGGCAGCAACAGGACCAAGTACCAGAAACACTTTCCCGGCAGAATTCACGTCACTGGGATTCGGAACAACCAGCGCAGCAGAATTCACGGCACGAAACATGA